From one Streptomyces sp. N50 genomic stretch:
- a CDS encoding NAD kinase — protein MTQNRARTVFLLAHTGRPAAIRSAELVVKGLLASGIGVRVLEYEARDLPLPDEVETVTEATPQCLEGCELLIVLGGDGTLLRGAEFARASGVPMLGVNLGSVGFLAEAERDDLDKVVDRVVTRAYEVEERMTVDVVVHKNGNIVHTDWALNEAAVQKAGAEKLLEVVLEIDGRPVTGFGCDGIVCATPTGSTAYAFSAGGPVVWPEVEALLMVPISAHALFAKPLVTSPDSVLAVEVLPHIPPGVLWCDGRRTVELPAGARVEVRRGAVPVRLARLHHASFTDRLVAKFALPVSGWRGAPH, from the coding sequence TTGACACAGAACCGAGCTCGTACTGTTTTCCTGCTCGCGCACACGGGTCGGCCTGCGGCCATCCGGAGTGCCGAGCTGGTCGTGAAGGGGCTGCTGGCGTCCGGTATCGGAGTGCGCGTCCTGGAGTACGAGGCACGCGACCTGCCGCTGCCCGACGAGGTGGAGACGGTCACCGAGGCCACCCCGCAGTGCCTTGAGGGCTGCGAGCTGCTCATCGTCCTCGGCGGCGACGGCACGCTGCTGCGCGGCGCGGAGTTCGCGCGGGCGTCCGGGGTGCCGATGCTCGGCGTCAACCTCGGCAGCGTGGGGTTCCTCGCGGAGGCCGAGCGGGACGATCTCGACAAGGTCGTGGACCGGGTGGTCACGCGGGCGTACGAGGTCGAGGAGCGGATGACCGTCGATGTCGTCGTGCACAAGAACGGCAACATCGTGCATACGGACTGGGCGCTGAACGAGGCGGCGGTGCAGAAGGCCGGCGCGGAGAAGTTGCTGGAAGTCGTCCTGGAGATCGACGGGCGGCCGGTCACGGGGTTCGGGTGTGACGGGATCGTTTGTGCGACGCCCACCGGGTCTACGGCGTACGCCTTCTCGGCGGGTGGGCCTGTGGTGTGGCCCGAGGTCGAGGCGTTGTTGATGGTGCCGATCAGTGCGCATGCGTTGTTCGCGAAGCCGTTGGTGACGTCGCCGGATTCTGTGCTGGCCGTTGAGGTGTTGCCGCACATCCCGCCGGGGGTTTTGTGGTGTGACGGGCGGCGGACTGTCGAGTTGCCTGCTGGGGCTCGGGTTGAGGTGCGGAGGGGAGCTGTGCCTGTGCGGCTGGCTCGGCTGCATCATGCGTCGTTCACGGAT
- a CDS encoding ABC transporter ATP-binding protein — MAPGHRAEGGADMSAAAGSTTNVPVSTSSTCSTSTNASANENHRRSTVNRLSAENVTLAYDQRVIARELSVEIPDNSFTVIVGPNACGKSTLLRALSRMLKPNEGRVLLDGQVIQSMPAKKVARTLGLLPQSSIAPDGITVGDLVGRGRYPHQGILRQWSQEDERVVQESMAQTGVAELADRYVDELSGGQRQRVWIAMALAQQTPLLLLDEPTTYLDIQHQIDVLDLCAELHEEQGRTLVAVLHDLNHAARYATHLIALREGAVIAEGAPGDIVTAELVEEVFGLRCQVIEDPETGTPLVVPAARKARARAGAPAGAGAVPVATEAS; from the coding sequence GTGGCTCCTGGTCACCGAGCGGAAGGCGGGGCGGATATGAGCGCCGCCGCCGGCAGCACCACGAACGTCCCAGTGAGCACCTCCAGCACCTGCAGCACCTCGACGAACGCCTCGGCGAACGAGAACCACCGAAGGAGCACTGTGAACCGTCTGTCCGCCGAGAACGTCACCCTCGCCTACGACCAGCGCGTCATCGCACGCGAGCTGTCCGTGGAGATACCCGACAACTCCTTCACGGTGATCGTCGGCCCGAACGCGTGCGGCAAGTCGACGCTGTTGCGGGCGCTTTCACGGATGCTGAAGCCGAACGAGGGCCGGGTGCTGCTCGACGGGCAGGTCATCCAGTCGATGCCGGCGAAGAAGGTCGCGCGGACGCTCGGCCTGCTGCCCCAGTCGTCCATCGCGCCCGACGGCATCACCGTCGGCGACCTCGTGGGCCGCGGCCGGTACCCGCACCAGGGCATCCTGCGCCAGTGGTCCCAGGAGGACGAGCGGGTCGTACAGGAGTCGATGGCGCAGACCGGTGTCGCCGAGCTGGCCGATCGCTATGTCGACGAACTGTCCGGCGGGCAGCGGCAGCGCGTGTGGATCGCGATGGCGCTCGCCCAGCAGACGCCCCTGCTGCTGCTCGACGAGCCGACCACCTACCTCGACATCCAGCACCAGATCGACGTCCTCGACCTGTGCGCCGAACTTCACGAGGAGCAGGGCCGCACGCTGGTCGCGGTGCTGCACGACCTCAACCACGCCGCCCGGTACGCCACCCACCTCATCGCGCTGCGGGAGGGCGCGGTCATCGCGGAGGGCGCCCCGGGCGACATCGTCACGGCCGAGCTGGTCGAGGAGGTCTTCGGGCTGCGCTGCCAGGTCATCGAGGACCCGGAGACGGGGACGCCGCTGGTGGTGCCGGCGGCGCGCAAGGCACGCGCGCGTGCGGGAGCCCCGGCGGGGGCAGGGGCCGTACCGGTGGCTACAGAAGCTTCCTGA
- a CDS encoding SCP2 sterol-binding domain-containing protein translates to MATIEECRVALEKLSDNMQKADGNVRAAAAMDRSVSCRITDLDVTFVGRLTGGRIVVDETVQGLPAEKAQIRLIMAGDDLVAMVDGGLNFAKAWGSGRVKLEANVFDLFRLRKLL, encoded by the coding sequence ATGGCAACGATCGAAGAGTGCCGCGTCGCACTCGAGAAGCTCTCGGACAACATGCAGAAGGCCGATGGGAATGTCCGCGCCGCCGCGGCCATGGACCGTTCGGTCAGCTGCCGGATCACCGACCTCGACGTCACGTTCGTCGGCCGACTCACCGGCGGCCGCATCGTGGTGGACGAGACCGTGCAGGGCCTTCCGGCGGAGAAGGCCCAGATCAGGCTGATCATGGCCGGCGACGACCTCGTCGCCATGGTCGACGGCGGCCTGAACTTCGCGAAGGCCTGGGGCTCGGGCCGGGTGAAGCTGGAGGCCAACGTGTTCGACCTGTTCCGCCTCAGGAAGCTTCTGTAG
- a CDS encoding FecCD family ABC transporter permease: MNPSSTTASTTAQDSPVGKAAPARALRTRAVRTGTLSLRLDLRAFTVVVLLLLCALAASVVLIGTGDFPIPAGDVVKTLFGGGDPGQEFIVNELRLPRVLVGLLVGASLGLGGALFQSISRNPLGSPDVLGLSQGSTAGALVMIVLFSGSATAVTLGALVGGLVTGLAIYLLAWKQGVHGYRLVLVGIGVSAVVTAVNGYLLTKADLVDAARAVVWMTGSLNGRDWTQVWPLLALCAVLVPLVLANGRGLRMMEMGDDVSYALGVRVERVRLLLMVAAVLLTSAATAAAGPVGFVALTAPQLARRLTRSPGPNLVPSLCMGATLLVTADWASQRAFGADQLPVGVVTGVLGGVYLLWLLVTERKAGRI, encoded by the coding sequence GTGAATCCCTCTTCCACGACCGCTTCAACGACCGCGCAGGACAGCCCAGTTGGGAAGGCCGCCCCGGCTCGGGCGCTCCGTACGCGGGCTGTCCGGACCGGCACCCTCTCCCTCCGCCTAGATCTCCGCGCCTTCACGGTCGTCGTCCTTCTCCTGCTCTGCGCGCTTGCCGCGAGTGTCGTGCTGATCGGTACCGGGGACTTCCCGATCCCGGCCGGTGACGTCGTCAAGACGCTGTTCGGGGGCGGTGATCCGGGACAGGAGTTCATCGTCAACGAGCTGAGGCTGCCGCGCGTTCTCGTCGGCCTCCTGGTCGGTGCCTCGCTCGGGCTGGGCGGGGCGCTGTTCCAGTCCATCTCCCGTAATCCGCTGGGCAGTCCGGACGTGCTCGGCCTCTCGCAGGGGTCGACGGCCGGGGCGCTCGTCATGATCGTGCTGTTCTCCGGCAGCGCGACCGCCGTCACCCTCGGGGCGCTCGTCGGCGGTCTGGTGACCGGGCTCGCGATCTATCTGCTCGCCTGGAAGCAGGGGGTGCATGGATACCGGCTCGTCCTCGTCGGCATCGGCGTCTCCGCCGTAGTCACCGCGGTCAACGGCTATCTGCTCACCAAGGCCGACCTCGTCGACGCGGCCCGCGCGGTCGTGTGGATGACCGGTTCCCTCAACGGCCGTGACTGGACCCAGGTCTGGCCGCTGCTCGCGCTGTGCGCCGTCCTGGTGCCGCTCGTCCTCGCCAACGGGCGCGGGCTGCGGATGATGGAGATGGGCGACGACGTGTCGTACGCCCTCGGGGTGCGTGTCGAGCGTGTACGGCTGCTGCTGATGGTCGCGGCCGTGCTGCTCACCTCGGCCGCGACCGCCGCCGCCGGACCGGTCGGCTTCGTCGCTCTCACGGCGCCGCAGCTCGCCCGGCGTCTGACCCGCTCACCGGGCCCGAACCTCGTGCCCTCGCTGTGCATGGGCGCCACCCTGCTGGTCACCGCCGACTGGGCCTCCCAACGGGCGTTCGGCGCCGACCAGTTGCCCGTGGGCGTGGTTACCGGAGTCCTTGGCGGGGTCTACCTGCTGTGGCTCCTGGTCACCGAGCGGAAGGCGGGGCGGATATGA
- a CDS encoding FecCD family ABC transporter permease, protein MLVDSPPEQRAETAPAPPTRRAIRVLGLFASVALLVLVALASIAIGAKSLPLGDVWHGLFHDTGTYADVVVDDRISRTVLGLLAGAALGLSGAVLQALTRNPLADPGLLGINAGASAAVVTAITYFGVTSLSGYVWFAFAGAAVVGALVWFLGGSRGATPVRLALAGTAISAALYGYLQAVMIMDDAALSKMRFWTVGSLASATGSTITQVAPFFAVGTVVSLLLARPLNAVAMGDDTARALGANLNRTRALAMLSATVLCGAATAACGPIVFVGLMVPHVVRSFTGPDLRWILPYATILSPVLLLGADVLGRLIARPAELQVGIVTAVIGGPVFIYLVRRRRTTQL, encoded by the coding sequence GTGTTGGTCGACAGTCCCCCAGAACAGCGCGCGGAGACCGCCCCCGCGCCCCCAACCCGCCGGGCGATACGTGTCCTTGGGCTCTTCGCCTCGGTGGCTCTCCTGGTCCTCGTGGCCCTGGCGAGCATCGCGATCGGCGCGAAATCGCTGCCGTTGGGGGATGTGTGGCACGGCCTGTTCCATGACACGGGGACGTACGCGGACGTCGTGGTCGACGACCGGATCTCCCGTACGGTCCTCGGGCTGCTGGCCGGTGCAGCGCTCGGCCTGTCCGGCGCGGTCCTCCAGGCGCTCACCCGCAACCCCCTCGCGGACCCCGGCCTGCTCGGCATCAACGCGGGCGCCTCGGCCGCCGTCGTCACCGCCATCACGTACTTCGGTGTCACCTCGCTGAGCGGCTACGTCTGGTTCGCCTTCGCGGGCGCGGCCGTCGTCGGCGCGCTGGTCTGGTTCCTCGGCGGCAGCCGGGGCGCCACCCCCGTGCGCCTCGCGCTCGCCGGCACCGCGATCAGCGCCGCGCTCTACGGCTATCTCCAGGCCGTCATGATCATGGACGACGCGGCACTCTCCAAGATGCGCTTCTGGACGGTCGGTTCACTGGCCTCGGCCACCGGCTCGACGATCACGCAGGTCGCGCCGTTCTTCGCGGTCGGCACGGTCGTCTCCCTGCTGCTCGCCCGCCCCCTGAACGCGGTCGCGATGGGCGACGACACCGCCCGCGCCCTCGGCGCCAACCTCAACCGCACCCGCGCGCTCGCCATGCTCTCCGCGACCGTGCTGTGCGGCGCGGCGACCGCAGCGTGCGGCCCGATCGTGTTCGTCGGCCTGATGGTGCCGCACGTGGTGCGCTCCTTCACCGGCCCCGACCTGCGCTGGATCCTGCCGTACGCCACGATCCTGTCGCCCGTGCTGCTGCTCGGGGCCGATGTCCTGGGCCGGTTGATCGCGCGGCCCGCGGAGCTTCAGGTCGGCATCGTCACCGCGGTCATCGGTGGGCCGGTCTTCATCTATCTCGTGCGGCGCCGAAGGACGACTCAGCTGTGA
- a CDS encoding HAD hydrolase-like protein, which translates to MSQSVRTSPDGSARALSEAYDTALLDLDGVVYAGGNAIAHAVDSLATARAGGMRLAYVTNNALRTPDAVAGHLTELGIPTGADDVITSAQAVARLISEQVPAGSRVLVIGGEGLRVALRERGLDPVDSADDEPVAVVQGYGGPDLAWGRFAEACYAIARGVPWFASNTDLTIPSARGIAPGNGAAVEVVRIATGAEPQVAGKPLPPMHKETILRTGAERPLVVGDRLDTDIEGAFNGEVDSLLVLTGVTDGAQLLAAPPQHRPTYVDADLRGMLTGQPEVTGAGDGFRCGGWTATAGRDRLELDGEGEPMDGLRALCAAAWTAAGDGSCTLDGEKALARLGL; encoded by the coding sequence ATGAGCCAGAGCGTCAGGACGAGCCCCGACGGCAGTGCCCGGGCCCTGAGCGAGGCGTACGACACGGCGCTGCTCGACCTCGACGGGGTGGTGTACGCGGGGGGCAACGCGATCGCCCACGCGGTCGACTCGCTCGCCACCGCGCGTGCGGGCGGGATGCGGCTCGCGTACGTCACGAACAACGCGCTGCGGACGCCGGACGCCGTGGCCGGGCATCTCACCGAGCTGGGGATACCGACCGGGGCCGATGACGTCATCACCTCCGCTCAGGCCGTCGCCCGGCTGATCAGCGAGCAGGTGCCGGCGGGCTCCCGCGTGCTGGTGATCGGCGGTGAGGGACTGCGGGTCGCGCTGCGCGAGCGCGGGCTCGACCCCGTCGACTCGGCGGACGACGAGCCGGTCGCGGTCGTACAGGGCTACGGCGGCCCCGACCTGGCCTGGGGGCGGTTCGCGGAGGCCTGCTACGCCATCGCGCGCGGGGTGCCGTGGTTCGCGTCCAACACCGACCTGACGATCCCGAGCGCGCGCGGAATCGCCCCGGGCAACGGCGCGGCGGTGGAGGTCGTACGGATAGCGACCGGGGCCGAGCCGCAGGTGGCGGGGAAGCCGTTGCCGCCCATGCACAAGGAGACGATCCTGCGGACCGGCGCCGAGCGGCCGCTGGTCGTGGGCGACCGGCTGGACACGGACATCGAGGGGGCGTTCAACGGGGAGGTCGATTCGCTGCTCGTCCTGACCGGCGTGACCGACGGCGCCCAACTCCTCGCCGCGCCGCCGCAGCACCGGCCGACGTACGTCGACGCCGATCTGCGGGGCATGCTCACCGGGCAGCCCGAGGTCACCGGGGCGGGAGACGGCTTCCGGTGCGGTGGCTGGACGGCGACGGCGGGCCGTGACCGGCTGGAACTCGACGGTGAGGGCGAGCCCATGGACGGGCTTCGGGCACTCTGTGCGGCGGCCTGGACGGCGGCGGGGGACGGTTCCTGCACGCTGGACGGGGAGAAGGCGCTGGCGCGGCTGGGGTTGTGA
- a CDS encoding TlyA family RNA methyltransferase: MAGVARRRLDAELVRRKLARSREHASQLIAAGRVTVGKAVATKPATQVETAAAIVVVADDDDPDYVSRGGHKLAGALAVFVPQGLVVEGRRALDAGASTGGFTDVLLRAGATQVVAVDVGYGQLAWSLQSDERVTVKDRTNVRELTLEAIDGEPVDLVVGDLSFIPLGLVLPALARCTKPDADLVMMVKPQFEVGKERLGSGGVVRSPELRAEAVRGVARRAAELGLGVRGVTASPLPGPSGNVEYFLWLRAGAPELDPADVDRAVAEGPR, translated from the coding sequence GTGGCAGGAGTGGCACGCCGGCGTCTCGACGCCGAGCTGGTCCGGCGGAAGCTCGCGCGCTCGCGGGAGCACGCGAGCCAGTTGATCGCCGCCGGCCGGGTCACCGTGGGCAAGGCCGTCGCGACCAAGCCCGCCACCCAGGTGGAGACCGCGGCGGCCATCGTCGTCGTGGCGGACGACGACGACCCCGACTACGTCTCGCGGGGCGGCCACAAGCTCGCGGGCGCGCTGGCGGTCTTCGTACCGCAGGGGCTCGTGGTCGAGGGGCGGCGGGCGCTGGACGCCGGCGCTTCCACCGGAGGCTTCACCGATGTGCTGCTGCGCGCGGGTGCCACGCAGGTCGTGGCGGTCGACGTCGGGTACGGACAACTCGCGTGGTCTCTTCAGAGCGATGAACGCGTCACCGTCAAGGACCGTACGAACGTACGCGAGTTGACGCTTGAAGCGATCGATGGGGAGCCTGTGGATCTAGTCGTGGGGGATCTGTCCTTCATCCCGCTCGGGCTGGTGCTGCCCGCCCTGGCGCGGTGCACGAAGCCGGACGCGGACCTGGTGATGATGGTCAAGCCGCAGTTCGAAGTGGGGAAGGAGCGGCTGGGCAGCGGCGGTGTCGTACGCAGCCCGGAACTCCGGGCCGAGGCCGTGCGCGGTGTCGCCCGGCGGGCCGCGGAACTGGGGCTCGGGGTGCGGGGAGTCACCGCCAGCCCGCTGCCCGGGCCCTCCGGGAATGTCGAGTACTTTCTGTGGCTGCGGGCCGGCGCACCCGAACTGGACCCGGCCGATGTTGACCGTGCAGTGGCGGAGGGGCCGCGTTGA
- a CDS encoding DUF1015 domain-containing protein encodes MNTAGHSEATERRGLELTPFRGLRYDPDLVGSLAAVTSPPYDVVVRPDGLHHLQDSDPHNIVRLILPQATTVGARNEQAADTLHRWLSEGVLTTDPEPGLYVYEQRDGNGLLQRGVIGALRLSDPSEGVVLPHEDVMPHVVADRAALMRATSANLEPLLLTYRGNGQPADTTTVVERIAKDPALLSTTTEDGYSHRLWSVTDPTDLARIQQDLAHHQALIADGHHRWATYRRLRAEHPSPSPWDYGLVLLVDTARYPLRVRAIHRLLHGVPVSDALAALDGLFRVRQLDVPLPEALEALADAACEGNAFLLAGDGAFHLVDHPDPDLLARTIPADRPAAWRTLDATVLHATLLDHVWHIPEDDPAHIAYIHDTAATVRKAERDGGTAVLMHPVREEVVRDLARQGVTMPRKSTSFGPKPASGLVLRALDV; translated from the coding sequence ATGAACACCGCAGGTCACTCGGAAGCAACGGAGCGCCGAGGCCTGGAACTCACCCCGTTCCGAGGCCTTCGCTACGACCCCGACCTGGTCGGCAGCCTGGCCGCCGTGACGTCCCCACCGTACGACGTGGTCGTACGCCCCGACGGCCTGCACCATCTCCAGGACTCCGACCCGCACAACATCGTCCGGCTGATCCTCCCGCAGGCCACCACGGTCGGCGCCCGCAACGAACAGGCCGCCGACACCCTGCACCGCTGGCTCTCCGAGGGGGTCCTCACCACCGACCCCGAGCCCGGCCTGTACGTCTACGAACAGCGCGACGGCAACGGCCTGTTGCAACGCGGCGTCATCGGCGCCCTGCGTCTGTCGGACCCGTCGGAGGGTGTGGTCCTGCCACACGAGGACGTCATGCCGCATGTGGTCGCCGACCGCGCGGCCCTCATGCGCGCCACCTCCGCGAACCTCGAACCCCTGCTCCTGACCTACCGCGGCAACGGCCAACCGGCCGACACGACGACGGTGGTAGAGCGCATCGCCAAGGACCCCGCACTGCTCTCGACGACCACGGAGGACGGCTACAGCCACCGCCTCTGGTCGGTCACCGACCCCACCGACCTGGCCCGCATCCAGCAGGACCTGGCCCACCACCAGGCCCTGATCGCCGACGGCCACCACCGCTGGGCAACCTACCGACGTCTACGCGCGGAGCACCCCTCCCCCAGCCCCTGGGACTACGGCCTGGTCCTCCTCGTGGACACGGCCCGCTACCCGCTCCGCGTCCGCGCGATCCACCGCCTCCTGCACGGCGTCCCGGTCTCCGACGCCCTCGCCGCCCTGGACGGCCTGTTCCGCGTACGACAGCTGGACGTGCCCCTCCCGGAGGCCCTGGAGGCCCTGGCCGACGCGGCCTGCGAGGGCAATGCCTTCCTCCTCGCCGGCGACGGCGCCTTCCACCTCGTCGACCACCCGGACCCGGACCTACTGGCCCGCACGATCCCGGCCGACCGCCCCGCGGCCTGGCGCACCCTGGACGCCACGGTCCTGCACGCCACCCTCCTGGACCACGTCTGGCACATCCCTGAGGATGACCCGGCCCACATCGCCTACATCCACGACACCGCCGCCACGGTCCGCAAGGCCGAGCGCGACGGCGGTACGGCCGTGTTGATGCACCCCGTCCGCGAGGAGGTCGTACGCGACCTGGCCCGCCAGGGCGTCACGATGCCCCGCAAGTCGACGTCGTTCGGCCCCAAGCCGGCGTCGGGGCTGGTGCTGCGGGCACTGGACGTCTGA